A portion of the Luxibacter massiliensis genome contains these proteins:
- a CDS encoding YigZ family protein, with product MDYRTVYQGGSAEVVEKKSRFIADVFPVQSEEMAAEYLEKIKKQYWDARHHCWAYIIGKDPAKERYSDDGEPGGTAGKPILEVIKGRELCNVLIIVTRYFGGTLLGTGGLVRAYTSAARAGLEHSTIITRMHGFKLKIGTDYTGLGKIQYILGRRQIHILKTGYTDAVEMTVLVRDSEVNAVIAEITEGTSGKSSVRKGEGCWFADIDGQCHIFDS from the coding sequence ATGGATTATAGAACAGTATACCAGGGCGGCAGCGCAGAAGTTGTCGAAAAAAAGTCACGTTTTATTGCAGATGTATTTCCAGTCCAGTCGGAGGAAATGGCGGCGGAATATCTGGAAAAGATAAAAAAGCAATATTGGGATGCCAGGCACCATTGCTGGGCCTATATCATTGGGAAGGATCCTGCCAAGGAAAGATACAGCGATGACGGTGAGCCGGGGGGCACTGCGGGGAAACCCATTCTGGAGGTCATAAAAGGAAGGGAGTTATGTAATGTGCTCATCATTGTCACCAGATATTTTGGAGGCACTTTGCTTGGGACAGGGGGACTGGTGCGGGCATATACATCTGCCGCCAGGGCCGGCCTGGAGCATAGTACTATTATTACCAGGATGCATGGTTTTAAACTAAAAATAGGGACAGACTACACAGGACTTGGAAAAATCCAGTATATACTTGGGCGCAGGCAGATACATATACTGAAGACAGGGTATACAGACGCTGTGGAAATGACAGTCCTGGTACGCGATAGTGAAGTAAATGCTGTGATAGCAGAGATAACCGAGGGGACAAGCGGGAAGAGCAGCGTACGAAAGGGAGAGGGATGCTGGTTCGCGGATATAGATGGGCAGTGCCATATCTTTGATTCTTAG
- a CDS encoding transglycosylase domain-containing protein, which yields MNYGKENISKTKKNISSKKNMKKKRVGVRVFKALIICVLLIGVIGVGGAGLFVKKIIDNTPQVTPADVKPSGATSFVYAEDGTLLDSFLQSGSNRIYKKYDEIPINLTHAFIAIEDERFYKHNGIDLQGILRAGVVGLTSGNFSEGASTLTQQLIKNNVFPNFTEEKTFYDSLERKLQEQYLAVEIEKQMSKEEIVEAYMNTINLGQNCLGVQTAAKRYFNKDVSELTLSECAVLAGITQNPSGYDPVTHPEDNAVRRDKVLKNMLDQGYIQQAEYDEAKADNVYDRIQMTATATTDDTPYSYFIDKLAQQIIKDLMERKNYTETQAYNALYSGGLTITATQDPAIQQICDEEVANSANYPYTVEYGLEYALTINRADGTSENYSKEMLAGYIKGTWGREYPLVFSSPEEAEQAIAEYKSTLNIGEGDTVVENKDISPQPQASVVIMEQSTGKVKAIVGGRGEKTASLSLNRATDSTRQPGSCFKILSTYAPALDSCGYTLASTILDEPYKYENGKTVNNWDHKYIGETRVRYAIEHSMNVCAVKTLTDIGTQTGYDYLQNFGFTTLVNNDDENYPGFTDVAQATALGGITRGIYNLEMTAAYASIANGGVYTDPVLYTQILDRDGNVLLDNTTPATHQVIKDSTAALLTSAMQDVINQGTGTAAKMSNMPVAGKTGTTENSTDLWLSAYTPYYTCSVWGGYDSNKPMESMDQVWHEVLWKSIMERVHTNLPYKDFTMPSSVEQKTICTQTGMLATSSCPSLTEYFAKGSVPSQSCTGHYVESTEEPSSETKDENADKDKEKTDDIQNPDSGTSDGTTENPDTVIPPIDGGGDSGGDSSDGGETTPPDDSGGGDSSGGDAGDGGAELPSL from the coding sequence ATGAATTATGGAAAAGAGAATATCTCAAAGACAAAGAAGAATATCTCTTCGAAAAAAAATATGAAAAAGAAACGCGTTGGAGTACGTGTTTTTAAAGCACTCATTATCTGTGTACTATTAATAGGAGTCATTGGCGTGGGGGGCGCAGGACTGTTTGTAAAGAAGATCATAGACAATACTCCCCAGGTGACTCCTGCCGATGTCAAACCCTCCGGCGCCACTTCGTTCGTGTATGCGGAGGACGGCACACTGCTGGATTCCTTTCTTCAGTCTGGCTCCAACCGTATATATAAGAAGTACGATGAAATCCCTATCAACCTTACCCATGCTTTTATCGCCATTGAGGACGAGCGGTTTTATAAGCACAATGGGATTGACCTGCAAGGTATTTTGAGGGCGGGGGTCGTGGGCCTGACATCCGGCAATTTCTCAGAGGGCGCCAGCACACTGACCCAGCAGCTAATTAAAAACAATGTGTTCCCCAACTTTACAGAAGAAAAAACCTTCTATGACAGCCTGGAGCGAAAGTTACAGGAACAATATCTGGCTGTTGAGATTGAAAAGCAGATGAGTAAGGAGGAGATCGTAGAAGCCTATATGAATACGATCAACTTAGGCCAGAACTGCCTCGGTGTGCAGACAGCAGCCAAACGTTATTTCAACAAGGATGTCTCTGAACTTACCCTGTCCGAATGCGCCGTCCTGGCAGGAATCACCCAGAATCCTTCTGGCTACGATCCTGTCACCCATCCCGAGGATAATGCCGTAAGGCGGGACAAGGTGCTTAAGAACATGCTGGACCAGGGTTACATCCAGCAGGCTGAGTATGACGAGGCAAAGGCGGACAATGTATATGACAGAATCCAGATGACTGCCACTGCCACCACAGACGATACTCCCTATTCTTACTTTATAGATAAGCTGGCCCAGCAGATCATCAAGGATCTGATGGAGAGGAAGAATTACACAGAGACACAGGCCTATAATGCACTTTACAGCGGCGGCCTTACTATTACAGCCACACAGGACCCTGCCATCCAGCAGATCTGTGATGAAGAGGTGGCTAATTCCGCCAATTATCCCTATACTGTAGAGTACGGCCTGGAGTACGCCCTGACCATCAACCGTGCTGACGGCACTTCTGAAAATTACAGCAAAGAGATGCTGGCAGGATATATCAAAGGCACATGGGGCAGGGAATATCCTCTTGTATTCTCTTCACCGGAGGAGGCCGAACAGGCCATTGCAGAATATAAATCTACGCTGAATATCGGCGAGGGGGATACGGTCGTAGAAAATAAGGACATCAGTCCACAGCCTCAGGCTTCTGTTGTTATCATGGAGCAGTCCACAGGCAAGGTCAAGGCTATTGTAGGAGGACGGGGAGAGAAGACTGCGAGTCTCTCCTTGAACAGGGCCACGGATTCCACAAGGCAGCCCGGATCTTGTTTTAAAATTCTCTCCACCTATGCCCCGGCATTAGATTCCTGTGGGTATACTCTGGCCTCTACCATTCTGGACGAGCCTTACAAATACGAGAATGGCAAGACAGTAAACAACTGGGACCACAAGTATATCGGAGAAACCCGCGTGCGTTATGCGATTGAGCATTCTATGAATGTATGCGCGGTTAAGACACTGACAGATATCGGCACCCAGACTGGATATGATTATCTGCAGAATTTTGGTTTTACCACACTTGTAAATAATGACGACGAAAATTATCCGGGATTTACGGATGTGGCCCAGGCCACTGCCTTGGGTGGTATCACAAGAGGTATTTATAACCTTGAGATGACTGCGGCATATGCATCCATCGCCAATGGCGGTGTTTACACAGACCCGGTACTTTACACCCAGATCCTGGACAGGGACGGGAATGTCCTGCTGGACAATACCACCCCCGCCACACACCAGGTCATCAAAGATTCCACGGCTGCCCTGCTGACAAGCGCCATGCAGGATGTTATCAACCAGGGCACAGGTACTGCTGCCAAAATGAGCAATATGCCTGTAGCCGGAAAGACAGGTACTACTGAGAACAGTACCGACCTATGGCTTTCTGCTTATACGCCATATTATACTTGCTCAGTTTGGGGCGGATATGACTCAAATAAGCCAATGGAATCAATGGATCAGGTTTGGCATGAGGTTCTCTGGAAGAGTATTATGGAGCGTGTCCACACCAACCTCCCATATAAGGATTTTACAATGCCTTCCTCTGTAGAGCAGAAAACAATCTGTACCCAGACAGGTATGCTTGCAACTTCAAGCTGCCCGTCCCTGACAGAATACTTTGCCAAAGGTTCCGTGCCTTCACAGAGCTGTACAGGACATTATGTAGAATCTACAGAAGAGCCATCATCTGAAACAAAGGATGAAAATGCAGATAAGGATAAAGAAAAGACCGATGACATTCAGAATCCTGACTCCGGCACATCCGACGGAACTACTGAAAATCCAGATACCGTAATACCACCTATAGATGGAGGCGGTGATTCTGGCGGCGATTCTTCCGACGGCGGCGAGACAACTCCTCCTGATGACAGCGGAGGCGGTGATTCTTCCGGCGGCGACGCCGGTGACGGAGGGGCCGAGCTTCCATCACTGTAA
- a CDS encoding FGGY-family carbohydrate kinase, whose amino-acid sequence MKDHNRLTAVIDVGTSSARVALVESGGKIVWFWQEKHGLYILDEKTVLQDPEEIMLHIWKMLEKAAEWTTENHFTLECISVTGQRSSVIPMKRDGSILEKAISWRDTRAYDICLEYKAQLEEIYNIAGIRLSPVFSAPKMVLLKRTMPKIYEDAYKLAGFQEYVIKNLTGRFVTDVTIASRTALLDIRTLQWSERLLHLFDIDSEKLCRLIPAGGMASDAVSRIKSLFRTQSAIPVLSAGGDQQCAALGLGCLRKGDTEMNSGTGAYIATVCDSPVLDSKMRVNCNAFSIPGKWIVEGTVLSAGKAVEWLNREIFGAGTEDMKEFMKACEKAPAGANGVVAATTFMGSGTPQWNAKAKAAFLGIGFGNTKSDFPRALLEGIAAELLECLETMEDLTGQRPEVIRAAGGMTANSVYCQILADMFSRKICRPQICEATVMGAWITAQMFLGNVKTYESAYEMFGRQEGKYYVPNKENQQIYREGSRLRVHYMEYFKKR is encoded by the coding sequence ATGAAGGATCATAATAGGCTGACAGCTGTGATTGATGTGGGGACATCCAGCGCAAGGGTGGCCCTTGTGGAAAGCGGGGGAAAGATCGTATGGTTTTGGCAGGAAAAACATGGCTTATACATATTGGATGAGAAAACTGTACTGCAGGATCCGGAGGAAATTATGCTCCATATATGGAAGATGCTGGAGAAAGCGGCAGAGTGGACCACAGAGAACCACTTTACTTTAGAGTGTATCTCTGTAACCGGGCAACGTTCCTCTGTCATCCCAATGAAAAGGGACGGCAGTATATTGGAAAAGGCTATTTCCTGGAGAGACACAAGGGCATATGATATCTGTTTAGAATATAAAGCGCAATTAGAAGAGATATACAACATAGCAGGAATAAGACTGTCGCCAGTGTTTTCAGCGCCTAAGATGGTACTGTTAAAAAGAACCATGCCCAAGATATATGAAGATGCATATAAACTTGCTGGATTCCAGGAGTATGTGATTAAGAACCTTACAGGCCGCTTTGTGACAGACGTCACCATTGCAAGCAGAACGGCGCTTTTGGATATACGGACTTTACAGTGGTCAGAACGTTTGCTGCACCTGTTTGACATTGATTCCGAAAAATTATGCAGATTGATTCCAGCCGGGGGGATGGCCTCAGATGCAGTTTCGCGTATAAAATCACTCTTCCGTACACAGTCAGCCATCCCGGTTCTTTCAGCAGGGGGGGATCAGCAGTGCGCCGCCCTTGGCCTGGGGTGCCTCCGAAAGGGGGACACAGAGATGAATTCAGGAACAGGGGCCTATATAGCCACTGTCTGTGATTCACCAGTATTAGACAGTAAGATGAGAGTGAATTGTAATGCTTTCTCTATCCCAGGTAAATGGATTGTGGAGGGAACTGTCTTAAGCGCGGGGAAAGCGGTGGAGTGGCTGAACCGGGAGATTTTTGGAGCTGGCACTGAGGATATGAAGGAGTTTATGAAAGCCTGTGAGAAGGCGCCGGCAGGAGCCAACGGAGTGGTAGCGGCAACCACGTTTATGGGAAGCGGCACGCCGCAGTGGAATGCGAAAGCCAAAGCAGCGTTCCTGGGAATAGGGTTTGGGAATACAAAATCAGATTTTCCCAGGGCCTTATTAGAAGGAATTGCCGCCGAATTATTAGAATGCCTGGAAACAATGGAGGATCTGACGGGGCAGAGGCCTGAAGTTATACGTGCTGCGGGCGGCATGACTGCAAACAGCGTTTATTGCCAGATACTTGCGGATATGTTCAGCAGAAAAATATGCAGGCCGCAGATATGTGAGGCGACGGTAATGGGAGCGTGGATTACGGCCCAGATGTTTCTCGGCAATGTCAAAACCTATGAAAGCGCCTATGAAATGTTTGGACGCCAGGAAGGCAAATATTACGTCCCAAACAAGGAAAACCAGCAGATATACCGTGAAGGCAGCAGATTAAGGGTTCATTATATGGAATATTTTAAAAAGAGGTGA
- the hprK gene encoding HPr(Ser) kinase/phosphatase, which translates to MGQGVKLSEIVEKMNLKNLTPDVDLFGREVNVPDINRPALQLAGFFDHFDSDRVQIIGYVEYTYLQTLGLERKKKIYDELLQHKVPCIVFSRDMEPEDILLTKATQHQVPVFTTSKSTSSFMGEIIRWMNVKLAPCISIHGVLVDVYGVGVLIMGESGIGKSEAALELIKRGHRLVTDDVVEIRKVSDDTLVGAAPDITRHFIELRGIGIVDVKSMFGVQSVRETQNIDLVITLEDWNRDKEYDRLGLEEKYTEFLGNQVVCHSIPIRPGRNLAIIVESAAVNHRQKQMGYNAAQELYKRVQENLSKNR; encoded by the coding sequence ATGGGACAGGGCGTTAAATTAAGCGAGATCGTTGAAAAAATGAATTTGAAAAACCTGACTCCTGATGTAGATTTATTTGGCCGTGAGGTGAATGTACCTGACATCAACAGGCCAGCTCTTCAGCTGGCAGGGTTCTTTGACCATTTTGATTCTGACAGGGTCCAGATTATAGGGTATGTAGAGTATACCTATCTCCAGACGCTGGGTTTGGAGAGAAAGAAGAAGATCTATGACGAGCTTCTCCAGCACAAAGTTCCATGTATTGTTTTCAGCAGGGATATGGAGCCGGAGGACATCCTGCTTACGAAAGCTACACAGCACCAGGTTCCCGTCTTTACCACGTCTAAGTCCACCTCCTCTTTTATGGGAGAGATTATCCGGTGGATGAATGTGAAGCTGGCTCCTTGTATTTCTATACATGGGGTGCTTGTGGACGTGTATGGGGTCGGCGTCCTCATTATGGGGGAAAGCGGCATTGGGAAGAGCGAGGCCGCGCTGGAGCTGATTAAGAGGGGGCACCGGCTGGTCACGGACGATGTGGTGGAGATCAGAAAGGTCAGTGATGATACTTTGGTAGGCGCAGCGCCAGACATAACAAGGCATTTTATAGAACTGCGGGGAATTGGGATTGTGGATGTAAAGTCTATGTTTGGCGTGCAAAGTGTCAGGGAAACCCAGAATATTGACCTGGTAATTACTCTGGAGGACTGGAACCGGGATAAGGAGTACGACAGGCTGGGCCTGGAAGAGAAATATACTGAGTTTTTGGGAAACCAGGTGGTGTGCCATAGCATTCCTATCAGGCCGGGGAGGAACCTCGCAATTATAGTAGAGTCAGCGGCTGTCAACCACAGGCAGAAGCAGATGGGATATAATGCTGCCCAGGAATTATATAAGCGTGTACAGGAGAACTTGTCAAAAAACAGGTAA
- the uvrC gene encoding excinuclease ABC subunit UvrC: MENNIFDIQEELKKLPGKPGVYIMHDERDRIIYVGKAVSLKNRVRQYFQSSRNKGIKIEQMVTHIRRFEYIVTDSELEALVLECNLIKEHRPKYNTMLMDDKAYPFIKVTVNEPYPRVMLARKMVKDKAKYFGPYTSAQAVRDTIDLLHKLYHIRSCSRNLPRDTGKERPCLNYHIRQCEAPCQGYISQEKYAESVQAVIRFLSGHFDAILKELEDKMNQASETLEFEKAIEYRELLNSVKKVAQKQKITDSSGEDRDILAVASEEEDAVVQVFFIRGGRLIGRDHFYMRIAKDEPQSEILDSFIKQYYAGTPFIPGELMLPCETKELSLLEEWLGVKRGGKVTIKVPKKGTKEKLVELAANNAALVLSKDKERLKREEGRTIGAVREIAGMLGLEGVSRMEAFDISNTNGFESVGSMVVYEKGKPKRNDYRKFKIKGVQGADDYGSMREVLTRRFTHGLKEKEESREMGGFTAFPDLILMDGGRGQVNVALQVLDELHLHIPVCGMVKDDHHRTRGLYYHNREIPIDKSSEAFRLITRIQDEAHRFAIEYHRQLRGKGQVHSILDDIDGIGPARRKALMRHYQSLDEIKTATVSELAGVPSMNEKAAQAVYKFFH; this comes from the coding sequence ATGGAAAATAATATATTTGATATACAGGAAGAGTTAAAAAAGCTCCCGGGGAAGCCGGGAGTTTATATTATGCATGATGAGAGAGACCGTATTATTTATGTGGGAAAGGCAGTGAGCCTGAAAAACCGGGTGAGGCAGTATTTCCAGAGCAGCAGGAATAAGGGGATCAAGATTGAGCAGATGGTCACTCATATAAGGCGGTTTGAGTATATTGTGACAGATTCAGAGCTGGAGGCTCTTGTGCTGGAGTGTAACCTGATTAAAGAGCACAGGCCAAAGTATAATACCATGCTCATGGATGATAAGGCCTATCCTTTTATTAAAGTGACGGTCAATGAACCCTACCCAAGAGTGATGCTTGCCAGAAAAATGGTGAAGGATAAAGCAAAGTATTTTGGGCCTTATACAAGCGCCCAGGCAGTCCGGGATACCATTGACCTTCTGCATAAGCTGTACCATATACGGAGCTGCAGCCGCAATCTGCCCAGGGATACAGGGAAGGAGAGGCCATGTCTGAACTATCATATCCGGCAGTGCGAGGCGCCCTGCCAGGGGTATATATCTCAGGAAAAGTATGCAGAGTCAGTCCAGGCTGTGATCCGGTTTTTGAGCGGGCATTTTGACGCCATACTAAAGGAGCTGGAGGATAAGATGAACCAGGCCTCGGAAACCCTGGAGTTTGAAAAGGCCATAGAATACAGAGAGCTTTTAAACAGTGTAAAGAAAGTGGCGCAAAAGCAGAAGATTACGGACAGCAGCGGTGAGGACAGGGATATCCTGGCGGTTGCCTCAGAAGAGGAAGATGCAGTTGTGCAGGTCTTTTTTATCCGCGGAGGGCGGCTGATCGGCCGGGATCACTTTTATATGCGTATCGCCAAGGATGAACCTCAAAGTGAGATACTGGACAGCTTTATCAAGCAGTATTATGCGGGCACGCCATTTATTCCAGGTGAATTGATGCTCCCCTGCGAGACGAAAGAGCTTTCGCTCCTGGAAGAATGGTTAGGCGTAAAGAGGGGGGGCAAAGTGACAATCAAGGTTCCTAAAAAGGGGACCAAGGAGAAGCTTGTGGAGCTGGCTGCAAATAATGCGGCCCTTGTCCTGAGCAAAGATAAGGAGCGCTTAAAGAGGGAGGAGGGACGCACTATTGGGGCCGTCCGGGAAATTGCCGGGATGCTGGGACTTGAGGGGGTCAGCCGTATGGAGGCCTTTGATATTTCCAACACCAACGGGTTTGAGTCCGTAGGCTCCATGGTTGTATATGAGAAAGGAAAACCTAAGAGAAACGATTACCGGAAATTCAAAATTAAGGGGGTACAGGGAGCCGATGACTATGGCAGCATGAGGGAAGTGCTGACCAGAAGATTCACCCATGGACTCAAGGAAAAAGAAGAAAGCCGGGAGATGGGAGGATTTACGGCATTTCCTGACCTGATTCTGATGGACGGCGGCAGGGGACAGGTGAACGTAGCGCTTCAGGTATTAGATGAGCTGCATCTGCATATACCAGTATGCGGCATGGTGAAGGATGACCATCATAGGACCAGGGGACTGTACTACCATAACAGAGAGATACCTATTGATAAATCTTCCGAGGCGTTCAGGCTGATTACCAGGATTCAGGACGAAGCGCACAGATTTGCCATCGAATATCACAGGCAGCTGAGGGGCAAAGGCCAGGTACACTCTATCCTGGATGATATAGACGGCATAGGCCCTGCCCGGAGAAAGGCATTGATGCGGCATTACCAGAGCCTAGATGAGATCAAAACAGCTACAGTCAGTGAGCTGGCGGGGGTACCTTCCATGAATGAAAAAGCTGCCCAGGCAGTATACAAGTTTTTTCATTAA
- a CDS encoding FkbM family methyltransferase → MDTYIHTYIHTYIHTYIHTYIPLSQFVDEKSREIYENLYKLNETGDVSYLIKAHSLCGIESDPVYRQHLNLLEQFKNGKKLVLYGLGKNVADFIELEKKRRNTPGYLHLPFLSDIPWYGFYDKDPSKAEKFDIMSLTELLEIKEEAYICIASTDYYEEIKSELLSLGFNENNIAAYIYPNTQCYEENQYYDDFLQKNQEKIVIDGGCYRCDSLKRFIDWNEPSGYEKIISFEPDEKNYEICRSIVDENNWSNVELIHAGLSDKTASYNMASNGDDTSYLCEDGDVKTQTVCIDDIINEDSDVSFIKLDVEGFELETLKGAANTIRKSHPRMAISFYHKASDLMDIPKYIMKLSEDYKFYLRIYSNAYLEIVLYAV, encoded by the coding sequence ATGGATACATACATACATACATACATACATACATACATACATACATACATACATACATACATACCATTATCTCAATTCGTAGATGAAAAATCAAGAGAAATATATGAAAATTTGTATAAATTAAATGAGACTGGGGACGTTTCTTATTTGATAAAGGCCCATTCACTTTGCGGAATAGAATCGGATCCAGTATACAGGCAGCACTTAAATCTTCTGGAACAGTTCAAAAACGGCAAAAAGTTAGTGCTGTACGGGTTAGGAAAAAATGTTGCCGACTTTATTGAACTTGAAAAAAAGAGACGAAATACACCCGGATACTTACATTTGCCATTTCTTAGCGACATTCCGTGGTATGGGTTTTATGATAAAGACCCTTCTAAAGCAGAGAAGTTTGATATTATGAGCCTCACAGAGCTTTTAGAAATCAAGGAGGAGGCTTATATATGTATCGCAAGTACAGATTATTATGAGGAAATCAAATCTGAATTGCTATCATTGGGATTTAATGAAAATAATATAGCCGCCTATATTTATCCTAATACACAGTGTTATGAAGAAAACCAGTACTATGATGATTTTTTACAAAAAAATCAAGAAAAGATCGTTATAGACGGAGGGTGTTACCGATGCGACAGTTTAAAGAGATTTATTGATTGGAATGAACCCAGTGGATACGAAAAAATTATTAGTTTTGAACCAGATGAAAAGAACTACGAAATATGCAGGTCTATTGTGGATGAAAATAATTGGAGTAACGTAGAATTAATACATGCAGGCCTTTCCGATAAAACAGCGTCCTATAATATGGCAAGTAATGGAGATGATACTTCCTATTTATGCGAGGATGGAGACGTAAAAACGCAGACAGTTTGTATTGATGATATTATAAATGAGGATAGTGATGTTTCTTTTATTAAATTGGATGTAGAAGGATTTGAATTAGAAACGCTAAAAGGGGCTGCTAATACTATTAGAAAATCACATCCCAGAATGGCAATTTCCTTTTATCATAAAGCCAGTGATCTTATGGATATCCCAAAATATATTATGAAACTATCAGAAGATTATAAATTCTACTTAAGGATCTATAGTAATGCTTATTTAGAAATAGTGTTATATGCAGTATAG
- the ulaG gene encoding L-ascorbate 6-phosphate lactonase produces MGKVDEITREKWIMDTFPEWGTWLVEEIEGEKVQPGNIAMWWLGCTGIWMKTPEDTNITIDLWCGNGKRTHGDGKMKPGHQMANMCGGRAMQPNLRNIPFVIDPFAFKKVDAVLATHYHQDHMSAEWAAHVIQSGMATVDENGSQIPVPFIGPKKSVELWQKWGVPKDRCVTVKPGDIIKIKDIEIVCLDSFDRTCIVTTDKTDEDREELTGICPVDMDEKAVNYLLKTPGGNIYHSGDSHFSIYFAKHGKDYPIDVAFASFGENPVGMQDKMTSTDVLRMAENLQCEVVIPIHWDVWTNFQPDCNEIDLLYQFKKDRNEYKFKPFYWQVGGKYTYPADKDKKYYHHRRGFEDCFEKRQNIPYRSCL; encoded by the coding sequence ATGGGAAAAGTAGACGAAATTACAAGGGAAAAATGGATTATGGATACATTCCCGGAATGGGGAACCTGGCTTGTGGAAGAGATTGAGGGTGAGAAAGTACAGCCGGGCAATATAGCCATGTGGTGGCTGGGATGTACTGGAATATGGATGAAAACTCCCGAAGATACCAATATTACAATAGATTTGTGGTGTGGAAATGGAAAACGCACCCACGGGGACGGCAAAATGAAACCCGGGCATCAGATGGCGAATATGTGCGGCGGGAGGGCAATGCAGCCCAATCTCAGGAATATCCCATTTGTAATAGATCCCTTTGCATTTAAAAAGGTGGATGCGGTTCTTGCGACACACTATCACCAGGACCATATGTCTGCAGAATGGGCGGCCCATGTGATTCAGAGTGGGATGGCCACTGTGGATGAAAATGGCAGCCAGATTCCAGTCCCTTTTATAGGGCCTAAAAAATCAGTTGAACTGTGGCAGAAATGGGGAGTGCCAAAGGACCGGTGTGTGACAGTCAAACCGGGGGATATTATTAAAATAAAAGACATTGAAATAGTATGCCTTGACAGCTTTGACAGGACCTGTATTGTAACCACTGACAAAACAGATGAGGACAGGGAGGAGCTTACCGGGATATGCCCTGTAGATATGGATGAAAAAGCGGTAAATTATCTGCTGAAAACACCAGGGGGAAACATTTATCACAGTGGAGATTCACACTTTTCAATATACTTTGCAAAACACGGCAAAGACTATCCCATTGATGTTGCATTTGCATCATTTGGTGAAAACCCAGTTGGCATGCAGGACAAAATGACATCCACAGATGTACTGCGTATGGCTGAAAACCTGCAGTGTGAAGTGGTGATTCCGATTCATTGGGATGTTTGGACAAATTTCCAGCCGGACTGTAATGAAATTGACCTGTTATATCAATTTAAGAAGGACAGGAACGAATACAAATTTAAGCCGTTTTACTGGCAGGTAGGCGGAAAATATACGTACCCGGCAGATAAAGATAAGAAATACTATCACCACAGGCGGGGGTTTGAAGACTGCTTTGAGAAGCGGCAGAATATTCCGTACCGTTCCTGTCTATAA
- a CDS encoding ROK family glucokinase, whose product MKYCFGVDIGGTTVKLGLFDESGVILDKWEIVTHTEEEGKRILPDISASILNKIKEKNLDTADVLGVGAGVPAPVTEDGVVNGSANLGWNYKEVKKELEALTGLPAQIENDANVAALGEMWKGGGAGQKNMVMVTLGTGVGGGIISGGRIVGGQHGAGGEIGHMCVNYQESEVCGCGNQGCLEQYASATGIVRLAMRKLERETRNTVLRKESVTAKDVFDAVKAGDTVAMEVAEEFGKYLGYALANVAAVADPAVFVIGGGVSKAGEILLSYIWEPYREKALFTNKDVDFALATLGNDAGICGAAKLFLP is encoded by the coding sequence ATGAAATATTGTTTTGGTGTGGACATTGGCGGGACCACTGTCAAATTAGGTTTATTTGATGAGAGTGGAGTGATTCTGGATAAATGGGAGATTGTGACCCATACAGAGGAGGAAGGGAAAAGGATCCTCCCGGATATTTCAGCGTCTATACTTAATAAGATCAAAGAAAAGAACCTGGATACAGCGGATGTGCTGGGAGTTGGCGCGGGAGTGCCTGCCCCTGTGACGGAGGACGGTGTTGTAAATGGCAGTGCAAACCTGGGGTGGAATTATAAGGAAGTAAAGAAAGAACTGGAGGCACTTACCGGCCTGCCTGCCCAGATAGAGAATGACGCCAATGTAGCTGCCCTGGGCGAAATGTGGAAGGGCGGCGGCGCAGGCCAGAAGAATATGGTCATGGTTACATTGGGAACTGGAGTGGGCGGCGGCATTATAAGCGGCGGGCGTATAGTCGGCGGCCAGCATGGGGCCGGCGGGGAAATCGGGCATATGTGCGTCAACTACCAGGAAAGTGAAGTATGCGGCTGCGGAAATCAAGGATGCCTTGAACAGTATGCATCGGCTACCGGTATTGTGCGCCTGGCTATGAGAAAGCTTGAGCGGGAGACAAGGAATACGGTTCTGAGAAAAGAGTCCGTGACGGCCAAGGATGTATTTGATGCCGTGAAGGCAGGGGATACTGTGGCGATGGAGGTTGCAGAGGAGTTTGGAAAATATCTGGGGTATGCCCTTGCCAATGTGGCGGCTGTTGCTGACCCGGCTGTATTTGTGATAGGAGGAGGCGTATCTAAGGCAGGGGAAATACTTCTTTCCTATATTTGGGAGCCATATAGGGAGAAAGCGCTCTTTACAAATAAGGATGTAGATTTTGCCCTGGCTACACTGGGAAATGACGCAGGAATATGCGGGGCCGCGAAGCTGTTCCTCCCCTGA